Proteins encoded in a region of the Prunus persica cultivar Lovell chromosome G4, Prunus_persica_NCBIv2, whole genome shotgun sequence genome:
- the LOC18779834 gene encoding zinc transporter 5, with protein sequence MIKFRYDSNSSLITILFFILLLPILASSACTCEKQPKDQNKSKEVLRYKLVAIVSVLVSGAIGVCLPFLLKNISSILHPDKDFYLLIKAFAAGVILATGFVHVLPDAHESLTSPCLSKNPWGRFPFTGFVAMVSAIGTLMMEAIATGYHKRSELKKSQPVDGDEESDHGAHHAGHVHGSALVLESSNSSELIRHRIISQVLELGIVVHSVIIGISLGACQSPHTIKPLVAALSFHQFFEGMGLGGCIYQAKFKHKTMATMVLFFSLTTPAGIAVGIAISNTYTKSSPTALIVQGLLLSASAGILIYMALVDLLAADFINNAKMLGNPKLQLGANFTLLLGACFMSLMAKWGES encoded by the exons ATGATCAAGTTCAGATATGATTCAAACAGTTCCTTGATCACCATCCTCTttttcattcttcttcttccaattttaGCATCTTCAGCCTGCACATGTGAAAAGCAACCCAAAGATCAAAACAAATCCAAGGAAGTGCTCCGATATAAACTAGTTGCAATAGTTTCAGTTCTAGTTTCTGGTGCTATAGGAGTTTGCCTTCCGTTCCTGTTGAAGAACATATCGTCGATTCTCCACCCAGATAAGGACTTTTATCTCCTAATCAAGGCCTTTGCGGCTGGGGTGATCTTAGCAACAGGGTTTGTTCATGTGCTTCCTGATGCTCATGAAAGTTTGACAAGTCCCTGCCTAAGTAAAAATCCATGGGGAAGGTTTCCCTTTACAGGTTTTGTTGCTATGGTATCAGCCATTGGTACATTGATGATGGAAGCTATTGCTACTGGGTACCATAAGAGGTCTGAGCTCAAGAAATCTCAGCCAGTTGATGGTGATGAAGAGAGTGATCATGGGGCACATCATGCTGGTCATGTCCATGGTTCTGCATTGGTGTTAGAATCTTCAAATTCGTCAGAGCTTATCCGCCATCGTATCATATCTCAG GTTTTGGAGTTAGGAATTGTGGTTCATTCAGTGATCATTGGGATCTCCCTTGGTGCTTGTCAAAGCCCTCACACAATCAAGCCTTTGGTGGCAGCATTGAGTTTCCATCAATTCTTTGAGGGCATGGGGCTTGGTGGATGCATCTATCAG GCAAAGTTCAAGCATAAAACCATGGCAACAATGGTgctatttttttcccttaccACCCCAGCTGGGATAGCTGTTGGCATTGCAATATCAAACACCTACACTAAGAGCAGCCCAACTGCACTAATTGTTCAAGGGCTTCTCTTATCAGCATCTGCTGGGATTCTCATTTACATGGCGCTTGTTGATCTTCTTGCAGCTGATTTCATAAACAATGCCAAAATGCTAGGAAATCCAAAGCTCCAACTTGGTGCTAATTTTACTCTTCTTTTAGGAGCATGTTTTATGTCTCTCATGGCCAAGTGGGGAGAATCCTAA
- the LOC18779630 gene encoding receptor-like protein 12, which produces MLTSLQHLHLSGLLLWGSIPESIGNLSSLKTLDLSNNYMNGSIPESLGKLSQLAELDLSYNSWEGILTKAHFINLTRLKAFSISSEIKAKPTSLVLNVAYDWVPPFKLHTLDIEHCRVGHGFGALIQSQTELVVVRLHNTFISDSIPEEWLSKISSQVKHLDLSYNNFSGRLPLHLKFPKLQSFNLGHNQLEGPLPLWTTKVNFLDLHNNLFSGPIPSNLDQFMSQLNYLDVSENNLNGTIPLSICNMKDMEVILLRHNQLFGEFPQQWSLWSRIRIIDVSHNNLSGNISSSMGIPSSLEQFKVNNNNFGGEIPFSLQNCSDLVILNLEHNKFTGNLPLWLGSNVSTLQLLQLRSNLLSGHIPHHICNLPYLHVLDLAHNFFSGTIPNCLKNMTCLVEVNVACHNFTSYDTYYGRTTITSKGKELEYEDGQLAMWGNMIDLSSNNFEGEIPEQVGRLVELSTLNLSMNRLIGEIPSSIGKLRWLETLDLSHNQLSGHIPQNFSSLTSLSHLNLSYNNLIGKIPSGNQLQTFDDPSIYEHNPSLCGAPLSIVCPTDDTKTRQTFLTEDHSKDDEERFWFYVGMALGFIIGFWAVCGTLVLKESWR; this is translated from the coding sequence ATGTTAACAAGTCTGCAGCATCTACACCTTTCGGGGCTCCTACTTTGGGGTTCAATTCCAGAATCTATTGGAAACTTGTCATCCTTGAAAACACTGGACTTGTCTAATAATTATATGAACGGCTCCATTCcagaaagtttgggaaaactCTCCCAGCTAGCTGAACTTGATCTGTCTTATAATTCATGGGAAGGCATTCTAACGAAAGCCCATTTCATAAATCTCACCAGATTAAAAGCCTTTTCAATATCCAGTGAGATAAAAGCAAAGCCCACGTCCCTCGTTTTAAATGTGGCTTATGATTGGGTTCCTCCTTTCAAACTCCACACGCTTGACATTGAACACTGCAGAGTAGGTCATGGTTTTGGGGCATTGATTCAATCTCAGACTGAACTAGTAGTTGTCAGGCTTCATAATACTTTCATCTCGGATTCCATACCAGAGGAATGGTTGTCGAAGATATCTTCCCAAGTCAAACATTTGGATTTATCTTACAACAACTTCAGTGGAAGGCTTCCATTACATTTGAAGTTTCCAAAGCTACAGAGTTTCAATTTGGGTCATAATCAATTGGAAGGCCCGCTTCCACTTTGGACCACTAAAGTCAACTTCCTTGATCTTCACAACAATTTATTTTCCGGGCCAATTCCCTCCAATTTAGACCAATTTATGTCacaattgaattatttggaTGTTTCTGAGAATAATTTGAATGGTACTATTCCACTCTCTATTTGCAACATGAAGGATATGGAAGTCATTTTGCTAAGACACAATCAACTATTTGGAGAATTCCCTCAACAGTGGAGTTTGTGGAGTAGAATACGCATTATTGACGTCTCACACAACAATCTTTCTGGTAATATTTCGAGTTCAATGGGTATCCCAAGTTCTCTTGAACAATTTAAggtgaataataataattttggtgGTGAGATTCCTTTTTCCTTGCAAAATTGTAGTGATTTGGTCATACTTAATCTTGAACACAACAAATTCACTGGAAACCTACCTTTATGGCTTGGATCAAACGTATCCACATTGCAACTGTTACAACTGCGATCCAACCTTTTAAGCGGGCATATCCCCCACCATATCTGCAATCTTCCCTACCTTCATGTCCTAGACCTTGCTCACAACTTCTTTTCAGGGACCATTCCCAattgtttgaaaaatatgaCTTGTCTAGTTGAAGTTAATGTTGCATGCCATAATTTCACCTCATATGATACATATTATGGAAGAACAACAATAACGTCAAAAGGGAAAGAGCTCGAATATGAAGATGGCCAGTTAGCCATGTGGGGAAACATGATTGATCTTTCGTCAAACAATTTTGAAGGTGAAATCCCTGAACAAGTAGGCAGGCTGGTTGAATTGAGTACGTTGAACTTGTCGATGAATCGATTAATTGGAGAGATTCCTTCAAGCATCGGAAAATTACGCTGGCTTGAAACTCTTGATCTCTCACACAACCAGCTTTCAGGACATATCCCTcaaaacttttcttctttaaccTCCCTATCTCACTTGAACTTATCTTACAACAACTTGATTGGAAAAATACCTTCAGGAAACCAACTCCAAACCTTCGATGATCCATCTATTTATGAACACAATCCATCATTGTGTGGGGCTCCTCTTTCAATTGTATGCCCTACAGATGACACAAAAACAAGACAAACTTTTCTTACAGAAGATCACAGTAAAGATGATGAGGAAAGGTTTTGGTTTTACGTCGGCATGGCACTTGGTTTCATCATAGGCTTTTGGGCTGTTTGTGGAACGTTGGTCCTAAAAGAGTCATGGAGGTAA